In Taeniopygia guttata chromosome 14, bTaeGut7.mat, whole genome shotgun sequence, the genomic window AGAAGGTCAGCTCCCGCCTCACGTCCCCCACGGACACAGCCtgggggaacagcagcagctgggaccCCTCTGGCCACGCTGATGTGGCTCCAGAGAACATGTGCagtgtcgctataggacacgagaatgcacaacgcgagccacttgccactttgcaaggtaaaagagagagtttattttctgactccaacttttatactaTTCTAAAGGTGatagtggattggagagtgaatgggccacctctccaaagacattggacaaagcactagtacatcaagtctctccacccccatgaaggaatgcgaaacaacacgttatttacagaaactgtgtgggaaagtttcccaatagaatgtaaactcagaaggctttagaaaactcaagaatcagggcgacagtGCAGAACATGGAGAGCCCTGTGCAAACCTGGGGTGCATTTCCCCCCTCCTGCCAGGAACTGCAGCCCCGTGTCCCACCTGAGGTGTTGTGACCAGGACTGCCCCGAGCAGCTGGTAGGGCCTCAGGGCCTCCACGGTGGAGATGTGCTCGTCAGACGTGCCCGGCGGCGTGTCCACGATGAGGAAGtccagctccccccaggccacgTCGGTGACAAACTGTTTGATCAAAGCTACGGAGATAAAAGGGGCAGataaaacaacccaaaccaCAACGGGCTTCAGCAGGTGGCTGAGCCgtgggacagggagaggggacaAGGCTGTTGTCAGCACAACACGTGCTGCACTCTCCCCATCTGAGCGATTTCAGCCCACCCTGGTGGAACAGGAGCCTGGTTCCCCAAGGAACAGCCTCTCCAGGAGGGCCCACaggagctcctccagcagcagcccccggTGTTACCGTTCTTCTTGGGGCCCCTCCACACCACGGCGTCGTCCGGCCGCTCCAGCAGGAAGCCGATGGACATGAGGGCGATGTCCTGGCCCACGAAGACGGGGACCCAGCCGCTGTCACACTGGTGCACGGCGCTGTCCTGCGCCCGCAGCATGCGCGGGATGCTGGGCCCGCACAGGTCCACGTCCAGGATCCCCAcctgggacagccacagccctTCAGACACGCCCAGGGCGGGCTCAGGAGCCCCAACTGCCCAAATTTGGGCTGCCCACAGCACTCACTCCCACAACAGCCACGTTTGGAGCACAAATGCTCTGAATTTCATGTCCCTCCTgacctcctgctccccagggagCATCCCCTGGGTCTTTCTGAGTGTTTCATGCCAGAACCCAAGTGGCATGGGCTGCACAGAGCCTTTAAAAAGATCCTCAGGGAATTCAGTCTGTCTCCTGCCCACACATCTCCTTTTTATCCCCATTTTAAGAGTCCTTGAGCTGACCTACTTCACCCCAGAGAGGGAGTGAGGGTGGCACCACAAAGCAGCAAAGTCATGTCCCAGTGCCAATTTCAACAATAAATATTGGGTGATGTAATAAAATAGATAAAAGAGAAACGAACTGCAGGACCTGAACTGGATCACAAATTGCATTTTCACAGAGAATGCACACGCTGCCCACCAAGGACACCCACAGGGAAAGGATGGGCAaactccagcccagctgcaggcagggagggacaaggcagagctcagcagcccaAAGCCTCACTCACCCTCTTGCCGGCGTGCCGCAGCGCCAGGGCCAGCTCGGTGCAGAGCGTGCTCTTCCCAACGCCGCCCTTCCCCGACAGCACCAGCAGGATGTGCCGCACCCCGGCCAGGTTGGCTCTCTCTGCAAGTGTACCACACAACCAGGGAACAGCCTGAGCGGGAAGGGAGCCACAGGGATCatccagggcagctccaggccctgcacagaccccccaacaatcccacccagGGCATCCCTGAGATCACTGTCCAAgcgctcctggagctctggcagcctcggggccgtgccaattccctgggcagcctgggcagtgccagcacctgtgggggaagaacctttccttgATATTcaacctaaacctgccctggcacagctccagccattcctgtccctgtcacagagcagagattggagctgtccctcgggaggagctgcagccccggtgagctctgccctcagtgtaAGGCAATGGGAAAGAAGCAGTGGACATGCCACAGGCTTTTTGTCATCAGAACAGGGACAACGAGAGCAATGGCAATAAACACCGTGTGTGGGGAGCAAAGGCTGGTCCCGATGACCTCAGTGGAAATTGGGCAGCAGAGCAATAAACACGCACGGGGCTCGTGAGGCTCAGCCCGGCCATGGCCCGAGGCTGATGGTGAGCTCAGGCCCTTGGCGTTTCCTTCCTCCAGTCGCTTCCTGCCAGCGCCACgctcctctccagcctccctgcactcccggctctgctctgggctcagctcccCGGAGCAGCGAGCGCTCGGTACCGGAgtccccagcccggggcacaCAGCCGGGGCCGCGCTCCGGGCGCCCGACACGACGGGCACGGACTGAAGGGCCCGGCAGCACAGCGGCACCGGCGGCATGGAGCCCGCACGCACCATGGCAGAGCTCATCCGCACCTCCGCCGACGGTAAAGGCCACGGGCCCCACaatggggaggggggagcaGGGCCCGGGGAGGGGCGGACGGGGATACCGCCCGGTTACTCGGCGCTGTGTGCCGCGGGAGCCGGGCGGGGCCTCTGGTAAGGCTCAGCGGCACCTCCCGACAAGCGGTGCCCGCCGCCTGtgggagcccggcccggcccggagcGCTCCTCACCAGGAGTCGGGCCCAACACCGCGACAGCGGCTCGGCTCGAGCACCTCGGAACTCCGCGGAACCGGATGCTGACCGCCCGCCAGGCTCGGCCATCCCGGTTCGGACGCTCCCTGTGAGGCCGAGACCCGCATCACCGTTCCCCGCGAGGCCGAGACCCGCATCACCGTTCCCCCaggccgcggccgccccgccgctcACCCCCGGCCGTCTCCTCCATGTTGCCTCCCCGCTTCACCCACTTCCGCCTTCCGCCGGCCCACGGCCCGCCCCCTCAGACTGACAGGCGCTGTGTCCAATCGCAAGCGGCATCTTCACCGGAGAACCCGCCCTCCAGGCTTCGCAGCCAATCCACTTCTCGCACTCCCTTCGCATCAGCCAATGGACTTAGTGCTTCCCCTTCGGGAGCGGCCGCCCAATGGCGCCGCTCTCTGGCGATTGGCACACGGGGCAGCCAATAGTGCCGGGCTCtctcaggccccgccccctttgTCCCCCTCCGCCTGTGAGTGACAGAGCGCTCAGCCAACGGCGAAggggcgcggcgcggccgcAGCCAATGGGCGCCAGGGGGCGGAGCCGGAGCCGATTGTTTATGTCCCGGGAGAGGAAAGTAGGTCAGGgcgccgcgggccgggccggggcagcgccggaCCGGGCCAGACCGGACCGGACCGGACCGGACCGGACCGGACCGCgccgggcagggcaggtgggCCGGGACCCGGGGGAAGGGCCGGAGCTCGGAGCGGGGGTTGGACATCGGCTGAgggcgggccggggctgtgcggCCCAAGCGCCGcggcctggcctggcctggcccgGCCCTGTCCGGCGCGCCTCAGCTGCCGGGGCTCCGGTGCCCGCCCTCGGGCCCTGGGAGGGTCTCAGCGGGCCCAGGGCCGCTCAGGGGTAAGCGGCTGCTGCGGCAGCAGGAGCGGAACGGGGCCGTCCCCTCTGCCCGCACCGCTCCCGTCCCACGGGCAGTTCTGCTCAAggaggacattgaggggctggagcgtgtcccGGGCAGGCAACGGAGCTGAggaaggggctgggaaggggctcagcccggagaaaaggaggctcgggggggaccttgtggctctgcacaactcctgacaggaggggacagccggcagggtcgggctctgctcacagggacagggacagcacaagGGGAAATGTCCCCAACAGTGCCACAGGTGATTTACACTGGGTATTGGGAAtattccttcatggaaagggtggtcaggcactggcacagctgcccagggtaGTGATGGGGTCACCACCCCTGAAGGGATTTATAagacatgtggatgtggcaccaggggacatgggttagtggtggctcggcagtgctgggggaatggaCTTGTTGATCcaagaggtcttttccagccatACTGATTCCGTGACTGACTCTGCCATCGGTGCTGGGATCTCTGTGCTGGCTCTAAAGCCCAGCCTTAGCGAGGGCctgggggagcagggcagctctgctgggctgccGTGGGTACTCAGCAAAGCTGGAGTTTTCTGACGTGGTTTTAGGTGCTGTGCAATCCCTGTGGTTTCAGCAGGTGGGATTTCCAGAGCCCTTCAGAGCATCCATGGGCAGCTGCACAGCTGGCTGTGGCTTGGCCTGTCCTGcttttccaggagctgctctgcccctgggGACGGGGGCACAGGCAGAACAGGGCCTGGTGCTTTATGGCAGGCTCTGcctcagggctgagctgaggGAGAGAGTTCAAGGGTTACAACCCTGATGGTGCCTCTTGGTGGGGAGTTGAATCCTGCAGAGATAAACCTCAGGTAGATGAGATTGGAAGCTGAGGTTTCCCTGTCACATCCAGTGCAGTGCTCCTGTgtgggagctgtgcccagggaaggAGCCTTGGGAAATCTCTCTGAACAATATCCCTGCTGGCCTGGAAgacaggcagctgctggtggtgccCTGGGAAGGCTGGATCAGAGactagacagagctaaagaataaaggagggatttattaaaaggcctctATGGATCCACCTCGGACAGCACAAGAGCCCCTTGGGCTCTTGGCCACCCAAGATAAgccaaaatggtcacaaaatgcatgGCCTGTCACTTTTACAGGTTTTATaagggtctctcacttttataagttgTGGTCCATTTGCAgattggagttaattgtccaattacagctttagcTTATGAAGTCTCattctccttgtttttctctcttcagtccatgttgtttatgctcttgAGCCTGAGATTTGgctcatttgtccttggtccccagctagagcaggaattgttttgtctctctgCTCTGTGAGGAGAGCTCACCACCCCTAACAggaagcccagacccacacactaaagcagcagagaatctgaaaaatataaaagctaaaacctgaggcatcacttCCCTTCTGCTTGTTGTCCTTGAGGCAAGTTGGGACAGGTTTCCTTCCAGTGAGCAGGAAAGTggtttctcttcctctccacgCACTGAGAGCAAAGTTTTCCATCAGGGAGCAGTTGCAGGTAGACAGCGTTCCCTGGAGACAAGGCCAGGGCAGCGCAGGTGGCCAGAGCCAGGCCAGctgctgggggtcactgggcaCCAGCGAGGCTGTgtcttggagcagcctggtctcgtGGAAGGGGATGGATCAAGAGGAGCTTGaaggtccttccagcccaaaggaCTCTGTGATTCTGACAGCCCTGAAGCTCCCCAGGCCAGGTCAGAGGTGGCTGCTGGACCCAGTTCCTGCAGAggagccactgctgccaccagaGCTGGATATTGGGAGCGTTCCTCGTGCCAGCTGCACAGCTGCCTCAGGGGGAAGGTGACACTGGGTGGGGAAAGAGGTTGAAGTGTGCAGAGGCTCTTCATGCATGTGCTGATCCCCCTGTGTCGGAGTCtgtggtattggtgattctgagattgtagaaagtctctgtctgtcagccccgctgccaaagcagaagccataattggtctgtgctgtttcaaggttgtttattctgtttatctctaacatgttctgctgccctgccgcagctctgtcctgcagggcagcgtgtggggctctgccctcagtgggatggtacaaacattaaataccac contains:
- the NUBP2 gene encoding cytosolic Fe-S cluster assembly factor NUBP2 isoform X1, translating into MSNTLCLERANLAGVRHILLVLSGKGGVGKSTLCTELALALRHAGKRVGILDVDLCGPSIPRMLRAQDSAVHQCDSGWVPVFVGQDIALMSIGFLLERPDDAVVWRGPKKNALIKQFVTDVAWGELDFLIVDTPPGTSDEHISTVEALRPYQLLGAVLVTTPQAVSVGDVRRELTFCRKAGLQILGIVENMSGFVCPHCFECTNIFSKGGGEELAKHAGVPFLGCVPLDPQLSQSLEEGKDFIQEFPKSSAFPALTHIAQQILDTSQRSS
- the NUBP2 gene encoding cytosolic Fe-S cluster assembly factor NUBP2 isoform X2, producing the protein MEETAGERANLAGVRHILLVLSGKGGVGKSTLCTELALALRHAGKRVGILDVDLCGPSIPRMLRAQDSAVHQCDSGWVPVFVGQDIALMSIGFLLERPDDAVVWRGPKKNALIKQFVTDVAWGELDFLIVDTPPGTSDEHISTVEALRPYQLLGAVLVTTPQAVSVGDVRRELTFCRKAGLQILGIVENMSGFVCPHCFECTNIFSKGGGEELAKHAGVPFLGCVPLDPQLSQSLEEGKDFIQEFPKSSAFPALTHIAQQILDTSQRSS